In Bacteroidia bacterium, a genomic segment contains:
- a CDS encoding ABC transporter permease, whose product MIIIDSISNYNIFSYLNKLWQSKSLLWVFAKRNIKGKVAQTRLGIFTVLLQAIFLTIVFGLLVSHFITFPITYPYILFAVTGMMGWYIFSYVAVFSGTSVIQNHLLASKVYFPRIILPFSYGISVILDFLGWLLILTLLLIYYKIIPSINFLAIFIFLIIDIISGLAIGLWILLLSLRKRDVALFAPLITGIGMFFTPIFYPVKIFPAFLTDFIYLNPLAGVVEGFRWAIFNTNFDLRYIWGFSIIVLIFLFGIFLFVKKDGNMADNL is encoded by the coding sequence ATGATAATTATTGATTCAATAAGTAATTACAATATCTTTTCATATCTAAATAAACTTTGGCAAAGCAAAAGTCTTTTATGGGTTTTTGCTAAGAGAAATATTAAAGGGAAAGTTGCTCAAACCAGACTAGGAATATTTACAGTTCTTTTGCAAGCAATTTTTTTAACTATAGTTTTTGGCTTGCTCGTAAGCCATTTTATTACATTTCCTATAACATATCCATATATTTTGTTTGCTGTTACTGGAATGATGGGGTGGTATATTTTTTCTTATGTTGCTGTATTCTCAGGAACTTCTGTTATTCAAAATCATCTATTAGCTTCAAAGGTATATTTTCCAAGAATTATTTTACCATTTTCTTACGGAATATCAGTCATACTAGATTTTTTAGGCTGGTTATTAATATTAACATTATTATTAATTTATTATAAAATTATCCCATCTATAAATTTTCTTGCAATATTTATTTTTTTAATAATAGATATTATATCAGGACTAGCTATAGGTTTGTGGATATTATTATTAAGCCTTAGAAAACGTGACGTTGCTTTATTTGCCCCATTAATTACTGGAATAGGAATGTTTTTTACACCAATATTTTATCCTGTAAAAATATTTCCGGCATTTTTAACTGATTTTATTTATTTAAACCCTTTAGCAGGAGTAGTAGAAGGTTTTCGGTGGGCAATTTTTAATACTAATTTTGATTTAAGATATATTTGGGGATTTTCAATTATTGTATTGATCTTTTTATTTGGCATTTTTCTTTTTGTTAAGAAAGATGGAAATATGGCAGATAACTTATAA
- a CDS encoding radical SAM protein → MYSTISNFSKIFHKKYLCKAPFNSIYISGDGSVTTCCFNRTDILGNIYDSPLIDIINNPKIIDLRKKIENGIFPNGCKICKNHLKNGNKANSGITTFENFPVLKNSLSIIEFELSYKCNIKCTMCKRNENHLNINPEKIGFKKFNLIEQITPFIDNIKLMRFYGGEPFFIEEYYSIWEHVIAVNPKCKFLIQTNGTILNSRIENLIMKGNFSYNISIDSINKNSYEIIRKGADFEITMQNLKKLKQIAVLKHESISISLCPMRINWKEIPEILEFCNKNKFLIFFNSVFSPWNMALWSLSYNELIEIYNYYKTIKFRTNSKVSIINKFRWNSFIKQIHNWSIIAKHRPQLSNKEINEFKIEIFNIIKNKTLEFANQKNIKIDYILQKEKINSSLDEIFKFIPFSTLIEKLNSSSSETIYNEVINKDEFEIKDNIIRF, encoded by the coding sequence ATGTATTCAACTATTTCTAATTTCAGCAAAATTTTTCATAAAAAATATCTTTGTAAAGCTCCTTTTAATAGTATATATATTAGCGGTGATGGAAGTGTTACAACTTGCTGTTTTAATAGAACTGATATATTAGGTAATATTTATGATTCTCCGTTAATAGATATTATAAATAATCCCAAAATAATTGATTTAAGAAAAAAAATTGAAAATGGGATATTTCCAAATGGATGTAAGATTTGTAAGAATCATCTAAAAAATGGAAATAAAGCTAATTCAGGTATTACAACCTTTGAAAATTTTCCTGTGTTAAAAAATAGTTTATCAATAATTGAATTTGAGTTAAGTTATAAATGCAATATTAAATGCACTATGTGCAAGCGAAATGAAAATCATTTAAATATTAACCCAGAAAAAATTGGATTTAAAAAATTTAATCTTATTGAACAAATAACACCATTTATTGATAATATAAAATTAATGAGGTTTTATGGTGGAGAGCCTTTCTTTATTGAGGAATATTATTCTATTTGGGAACATGTAATTGCTGTTAATCCAAAATGTAAATTTTTAATACAAACAAATGGTACAATTTTAAATTCTCGAATTGAAAATTTAATAATGAAGGGTAACTTTAGTTATAATATATCAATTGACTCAATAAATAAAAATTCTTACGAAATAATTAGAAAAGGTGCCGATTTTGAAATCACTATGCAAAATTTAAAAAAGCTAAAACAAATAGCAGTTTTAAAGCACGAATCAATTAGTATTTCTTTATGTCCAATGCGAATTAATTGGAAAGAAATACCTGAAATTTTAGAATTTTGTAATAAAAATAAATTTTTAATCTTTTTCAATTCAGTATTTTCTCCATGGAATATGGCTCTATGGAGTCTATCATACAATGAATTAATTGAAATTTATAATTACTATAAAACAATTAAGTTTCGTACTAATTCAAAAGTATCAATTATTAATAAATTTAGATGGAATTCTTTTATTAAACAAATTCATAACTGGTCAATAATTGCAAAACATCGTCCTCAGTTATCAAACAAAGAAATTAATGAATTTAAAATAGAAATATTCAATATTATAAAGAATAAAACTTTAGAATTTGCTAATCAAAAAAATATTAAGATAGATTACATTCTTCAAAAAGAAAAAATAAACAGCTCTTTAGACGAAATCTTTAAATTTATTCCATTTTCAACTTTAATAGAAAAACTAAATTCATCTTCTTCGGAAACAATTTATAATGAGGTAATTAACAAAGACGAGTTTGAAATAAAAGATAATATTATCAGGTTTTAG
- a CDS encoding acyl-CoA dehydrogenase family protein, protein MENIKVLKGGEFLISESSAKDIFIPEEFNEEQKMIAGMCQDFLKQEVFPNLDRIDHMEPGLMRSLVTKSGEMGLLGISVPEEYGGFGQPFVTSMIASDELGAGYSYAVAFSAHTGIGTLPILYYGTEEQKQKYLPNLASGVWAGSYCLTEPNAGSDANSGRTKAVLSEDGKNYILNGQKMWITNGGFADVLTVFAKIDNDKILSAFIVERNFPGVTFNPEEKKLGIKGSSTVQIFFNDCVVPVENLLGKRGEGFRIALNILHIGRIKLGANVLGAGRTAISDSVRYANERKQFNSLISNFGAIKYKLAEQVIRQFTAESALYRTSKYVDDTIQQNIANGMEKIKAYMEALGEYAMEAAILKVLGSEALDYIVDEAVQIYGGMGYSAEMPVERAYRDSRINRIFEGTNEINRLVATDTLLKQAKKCESVIFSLGKSIYEKIDTNTDSSLSHTDYFAKKHFYISQLKKAVLLIFNKAHEAVGKQFNIEQEIMMSISDMSIQTYAAESVVLRVEKLKTIKSAEDFVVYSDICDVLVYEASSRLLKSGMDAINAFAQPEEFVKLKKALQNLTSIEPVNIKEARRRIATKLIDDNVYKF, encoded by the coding sequence ATGGAAAATATTAAAGTATTAAAGGGAGGAGAATTTCTTATCTCAGAGTCATCTGCAAAAGATATTTTTATTCCAGAGGAGTTTAATGAAGAGCAAAAAATGATTGCCGGAATGTGTCAGGATTTTCTGAAACAGGAAGTTTTTCCAAATCTTGATAGAATTGATCATATGGAACCTGGTTTAATGAGAAGCCTAGTTACAAAATCTGGTGAGATGGGTTTATTGGGAATATCTGTTCCTGAGGAGTATGGTGGATTTGGCCAACCTTTCGTTACATCTATGATCGCTTCAGACGAATTAGGTGCTGGTTATTCATATGCTGTAGCATTTTCAGCTCACACAGGTATTGGAACTTTACCTATATTATATTATGGTACTGAAGAACAAAAACAAAAATATCTTCCAAATTTAGCAAGTGGAGTTTGGGCAGGATCATATTGTTTAACTGAACCTAATGCTGGATCGGATGCCAATTCAGGAAGAACAAAAGCTGTACTTTCAGAAGATGGAAAAAATTATATTCTTAACGGTCAGAAAATGTGGATCACAAATGGTGGTTTTGCTGATGTTTTAACCGTTTTTGCAAAAATTGATAACGATAAAATTCTTTCTGCTTTTATTGTTGAAAGAAATTTTCCTGGAGTTACATTTAATCCCGAAGAAAAAAAATTAGGTATTAAAGGTTCGTCAACTGTTCAGATTTTCTTTAACGATTGTGTTGTACCTGTTGAGAATTTACTCGGAAAAAGAGGTGAAGGATTCAGAATAGCACTAAATATTTTACATATTGGACGTATTAAATTAGGTGCAAATGTTTTGGGTGCAGGCAGAACAGCTATTTCTGATTCAGTTAGATACGCAAATGAAAGAAAACAATTTAATAGTTTGATTTCCAATTTTGGAGCTATTAAATATAAATTAGCCGAACAGGTTATTCGCCAGTTTACTGCTGAATCAGCTCTTTATCGTACTTCAAAATATGTTGATGATACAATTCAGCAGAATATTGCAAATGGTATGGAAAAGATTAAAGCTTATATGGAAGCTTTGGGTGAATATGCAATGGAAGCTGCAATATTAAAGGTATTAGGTTCAGAAGCACTTGATTATATTGTTGACGAAGCAGTTCAGATTTATGGTGGAATGGGTTATTCTGCTGAAATGCCTGTAGAACGTGCATATCGTGACTCCAGAATTAACAGAATATTTGAAGGTACAAACGAAATTAATCGTTTAGTTGCTACAGATACTTTATTAAAACAAGCTAAAAAATGTGAATCTGTAATATTTAGTTTAGGAAAATCAATTTACGAAAAAATTGATACAAATACTGATAGTTCACTTTCTCATACTGATTATTTTGCAAAGAAACATTTTTATATCAGTCAGTTAAAAAAAGCTGTATTACTTATCTTTAATAAAGCTCATGAAGCTGTTGGAAAACAATTCAATATTGAACAGGAAATAATGATGAGTATTTCTGATATGTCAATTCAAACTTATGCTGCAGAATCTGTTGTTTTAAGAGTTGAAAAATTAAAAACAATAAAAAGCGCAGAAGACTTTGTTGTTTATTCAGATATATGTGATGTTTTAGTTTATGAAGCTTCTTCCAGATTATTGAAATCAGGAATGGATGCAATTAATGCATTTGCTCAGCCTGAAGAATTTGTAAAACTTAAAAAAGCATTACAGAATTTAACTTCGATAGAACCTGTAAACATTAAAGAAGCCCGAAGAAGAATAGCAACTAAACTAATAGACGATAACGTTTATAAATTCTAG
- the cysQ gene encoding 3'(2'),5'-bisphosphate nucleotidase CysQ yields MLENLLVVAVNASLKAGKAILDIYKNENFETELKADNSPLTIADKNAHSAIIKVLDTTHIPVLSEEGRNISYEERKNWDYLWIVDPLDGTKEFINRNGDFTVNIALVKNNEPIIGVVYVPVSGQIYFSILGQGAYTTNIQVDAIFNSEYKKYTKIPNIANRSNFVAVASRSHMNVETKDYLKKLETEKGKVELLSRGSALKICMVAEGEADIYPRFGPTMEWDTAAGHAVAIEAGCTFTQADEKTPFVYNKENLLNPYFIVKRDRSN; encoded by the coding sequence ATGTTAGAAAATTTGCTTGTTGTTGCAGTAAATGCATCATTAAAAGCTGGTAAAGCAATACTTGATATTTATAAAAATGAAAATTTCGAGACTGAGTTAAAAGCAGATAATTCTCCTTTAACTATTGCAGATAAGAATGCTCATTCAGCAATTATAAAAGTTTTAGATACAACACATATTCCTGTTTTGAGTGAAGAAGGAAGAAATATTTCTTACGAAGAAAGAAAAAATTGGGATTACTTATGGATTGTTGATCCTTTGGATGGAACAAAAGAGTTCATTAACAGAAATGGTGATTTTACAGTAAATATTGCATTAGTAAAAAATAATGAGCCCATTATTGGAGTAGTATATGTTCCTGTTTCAGGGCAAATTTATTTCTCAATTCTGGGGCAGGGTGCATATACAACCAATATTCAGGTTGATGCTATCTTTAATTCTGAATATAAGAAATATACAAAGATTCCAAATATAGCGAATAGGAGTAATTTTGTTGCTGTAGCTAGTCGTTCGCACATGAATGTTGAAACAAAAGACTACTTAAAAAAGCTTGAAACAGAAAAAGGAAAAGTTGAGTTATTGTCCAGAGGAAGTGCATTGAAAATTTGTATGGTAGCAGAAGGTGAAGCAGATATTTACCCTAGATTTGGTCCAACAATGGAATGGGATACTGCAGCAGGTCATGCAGTAGCAATTGAAGCAGGTTGTACTTTTACTCAGGCAGATGAAAAAACGCCATTTGTTTATAATAAAGAAAATTTACTGAACCCATATTTTATAGTTAAAAGGGATAGAAGTAATTAG
- a CDS encoding MFS transporter: MSGFTKTVKTLPRTFWAANTLELFERWAYYGLFNLLALYLTNSSETGALGFSQVEKGMIMGIVNAILYFLPIITGSIADKFGYKKVLIIAFVILSSGYYVMGIVTSFAAVFLAFLYVAIGAALFKPIISATIAKTTNESNSSIGFGIFYMIVNIGGLVGPFTASYLREINWNYIFLMSSGAILLNLVIVIIFFKEPVRDNNSESLAKSLGTVFKNIFTVLKDFKFVTFLLIIVGAWTVYWQYFYSLPVFIEQWVDTAPLYRGLYSIWPAFAKAIGTLDGLILTEKIIAMDAFFIVAFQVIISYVVMKLRPLSAMTIGILINSLGLVLMVLTRNPFFALTSIIIFSIGEMTFSPKILEYIGRIAPKDKAALYMGTQFLPIALGNFFGGFISGGVYLNLSDKYEMIKRMLPELNSLNLTNEQLTEKAISLLNTDSKGLTDLLWNTYHPYMFGTVLFSIGTATVILLYFYDRKYKKEVKSIK; this comes from the coding sequence ATGTCAGGATTTACAAAAACTGTAAAAACACTTCCCAGAACTTTTTGGGCAGCAAATACTCTTGAACTTTTTGAACGCTGGGCATATTATGGGCTTTTTAATTTATTAGCACTTTATTTAACAAATTCTTCTGAAACCGGTGCACTTGGCTTTTCACAGGTTGAAAAAGGTATGATAATGGGAATTGTTAATGCAATTCTTTATTTTTTACCAATAATTACAGGTTCTATAGCAGATAAATTTGGATATAAAAAAGTTCTAATAATAGCATTTGTTATCTTATCCTCAGGATATTATGTCATGGGAATTGTAACATCATTTGCAGCTGTATTTCTTGCATTTTTATATGTTGCAATAGGTGCTGCTCTTTTTAAACCGATAATTTCTGCAACTATTGCAAAAACTACCAATGAGTCAAATTCCAGTATTGGCTTTGGTATTTTTTATATGATAGTAAATATTGGTGGTCTAGTTGGACCATTTACCGCTTCGTATTTACGTGAAATTAATTGGAATTATATTTTCTTAATGTCATCTGGTGCAATTTTATTGAACCTTGTTATTGTAATAATTTTCTTTAAAGAGCCTGTAAGAGATAATAATTCTGAATCTTTAGCAAAAAGTCTTGGCACAGTATTTAAAAATATATTTACAGTACTTAAAGATTTTAAATTTGTGACATTTTTATTGATAATTGTTGGTGCCTGGACAGTTTACTGGCAGTATTTTTATAGTCTCCCTGTTTTTATTGAACAATGGGTAGATACTGCACCACTTTATAGGGGATTATATTCTATCTGGCCAGCTTTTGCAAAGGCAATAGGTACTTTGGATGGTCTAATTCTTACTGAAAAAATTATTGCTATGGATGCATTTTTTATTGTTGCATTTCAAGTAATAATTAGTTATGTTGTTATGAAGCTTAGACCTTTATCAGCAATGACAATAGGTATTTTAATAAATTCTCTTGGACTTGTATTAATGGTTTTAACACGAAATCCATTTTTTGCATTAACATCTATCATAATTTTTTCAATAGGTGAGATGACTTTTTCTCCAAAAATTCTTGAATATATAGGAAGAATTGCGCCAAAAGATAAGGCTGCTTTATATATGGGTACTCAGTTTTTACCAATTGCTTTAGGTAATTTTTTTGGTGGATTTATTTCAGGTGGTGTTTATTTAAATCTTTCTGATAAATATGAAATGATAAAAAGAATGTTACCTGAATTAAATTCTTTGAATCTTACAAATGAACAATTAACAGAAAAAGCTATCAGCTTATTAAATACTGATTCAAAAGGATTAACAGATTTGTTATGGAATACTTACCATCCTTATATGTTTGGTACAGTATTGTTTAGTATAGGTACAGCAACAGTTATCTTACTGTATTTTTATGATAGAAAATATAAAAAAGAAGTGAAATCTATTAAATAG
- a CDS encoding ribonuclease HI: MNQKLINIYTDGSCHTQLNIGGWAAIIFFENKKTIIKGKEFNTTHNRMELLAVIKAIEFAETNYKNFSIKIFTDSQYVFRIPERMEKLKINKFITKKGNQLNNNDLLQILITQIENHSIEFVKVKAHQKTESENSNYNSEVDKLAREIVRQALI; encoded by the coding sequence ATGAATCAAAAACTAATTAACATTTATACTGATGGAAGCTGCCATACTCAATTAAACATTGGTGGTTGGGCAGCAATTATATTTTTTGAAAACAAAAAAACTATAATAAAGGGAAAAGAATTTAACACAACTCACAATAGAATGGAATTACTTGCAGTAATAAAAGCCATTGAATTTGCAGAAACAAATTACAAAAATTTTTCAATAAAAATTTTCACTGACAGCCAATATGTATTTAGAATTCCAGAAAGAATGGAGAAACTTAAAATAAATAAGTTTATTACAAAAAAAGGAAATCAATTAAATAATAATGACTTATTGCAAATATTAATTACTCAGATTGAAAATCATTCTATTGAATTTGTAAAAGTAAAAGCACATCAGAAAACGGAATCAGAAAATTCAAATTACAATTCTGAGGTCGATAAATTAGCCCGCGAAATTGTAAGACAAGCTTTAATTTAA
- a CDS encoding DEAD/DEAH box helicase, with amino-acid sequence MSGRNVVGIAQTGTGKTFAYLLPLLRQLNFSDQKDPRILILAPTRELVIQILNEIKKLTTYSNLRSGAIYGGTNINTQKHLIYAGLDILVATPGRLIDLAFTGVLRLKSIQKVVIDEVDEMLSLGFRSQLSSLLDLLPQKRQNLMFSATLTQDVEAFINDAIPIPLKIEIAPHGTPIDKIIQKGYYLQNFNTKVNLIKSLLSDDKDYNKVLVFVGLKKLADKLFDQVDKIFPGKFGVIHSNKSHNNRLNALKLFQDGDRKYLIATDIIARGMDITDVSHVINFDIPEEPGDYIHRIGRTGRADKAGIAISFVSQIEEEFLNQIEQLMRKKIPIEKLPEDVVISKVFNEDEKPASLFDKNYHKEPSIKGSKGAFHEKKEKNKKVNLGGPGRRNPKFDKSGKRNKSFKTGKPRF; translated from the coding sequence ATGTCAGGAAGAAATGTTGTTGGTATTGCTCAAACCGGTACTGGTAAGACATTTGCCTATTTATTGCCATTATTAAGACAATTAAATTTCTCAGACCAAAAAGATCCACGAATTCTAATTCTTGCACCTACCCGCGAACTCGTAATTCAGATTCTAAATGAGATTAAAAAATTAACAACATATTCTAATTTACGTTCCGGAGCAATTTATGGAGGAACAAATATTAATACTCAGAAGCATCTAATATATGCAGGATTGGATATTCTAGTTGCAACTCCGGGGAGGTTAATTGATTTGGCTTTTACAGGAGTATTAAGATTAAAAAGTATTCAGAAAGTTGTTATTGATGAAGTTGATGAAATGCTAAGTTTAGGATTTCGTTCTCAATTGTCAAGTTTATTGGATTTGTTGCCACAAAAAAGACAAAATCTGATGTTTTCGGCTACTTTAACTCAAGATGTTGAAGCATTTATAAATGATGCAATTCCAATCCCTCTTAAAATTGAGATTGCTCCACATGGTACACCAATCGATAAGATTATTCAAAAAGGTTATTATTTACAAAATTTTAATACTAAAGTTAATCTTATAAAATCACTTCTTTCTGACGATAAGGATTATAATAAAGTACTAGTTTTTGTTGGGTTAAAAAAATTAGCAGACAAGTTATTTGATCAGGTAGATAAAATATTTCCTGGTAAATTTGGTGTAATACATTCAAATAAATCTCATAACAATAGATTAAATGCATTAAAGTTATTTCAGGATGGTGATCGAAAATATTTAATTGCAACAGATATTATTGCGCGCGGAATGGATATTACAGATGTTTCGCATGTAATTAATTTCGACATTCCTGAGGAACCAGGAGATTATATTCATCGTATTGGTAGAACAGGGAGAGCAGATAAAGCAGGAATCGCAATTTCTTTTGTAAGTCAGATAGAGGAAGAATTTCTTAATCAAATAGAGCAATTAATGAGGAAGAAAATTCCAATTGAGAAATTGCCAGAAGATGTTGTTATTTCAAAAGTATTTAATGAGGATGAAAAGCCAGCAAGTTTATTTGATAAAAATTACCATAAAGAACCATCAATAAAAGGTTCTAAGGGAGCTTTTCATGAAAAGAAAGAAAAGAATAAAAAAGTGAATTTGGGTGGACCGGGAAGAAGAAATCCTAAATTTGATAAATCCGGAAAACGAAATAAATCATTCAAAACTGGTAAACCAAGGTTTTAA